One window of the Eucalyptus grandis isolate ANBG69807.140 chromosome 6, ASM1654582v1, whole genome shotgun sequence genome contains the following:
- the LOC104450536 gene encoding amino-acid permease BAT1 homolog, which yields MDSGEKRLNELGYKQELRREMTMFKTLALTFSSMAVFTGTPLYGASLQYAGPASLIWGWVVVSFFTWFVGLAMAEICSSFPTTGSLYFWAAHMAGPRWGPFASWCCAWLETIGLVSGIGAQAYSAAQTLQMIILLSTGTNKGGGYFASRSIFLCMYIGFALVWAVLNTFALKVIAYLGIISIWWQVLGGVVVIIGLPLVARPTQSASYVFTHFELSPESTGISSKPYAVILSVLLSNYCLYGYDTAAHLTEETKGADRTGPTAILSSIGIITFFGWAYNLALTFSIKDPNYLYDLNNETAGALVPAQIIYDAFHGRFHSSTGAVIYLCIIWGSFFFCGLAVTTSAARVVYALSRDNGIPFSPIWRRIHPKHKVPSNAVWLCASISILLGLPILKVNVVFTAIISISTIGWVGGYAVPIFARLVMVEEDFKPGPFYLGRARRPICLVAFLWICYTCSAFLLPTTYPIEWKNFNYAPVALGVVMALVMLWWLLDARKWFKGPVRNIDEQNGE from the exons ATGGATTCCGGCGAAAAGCGTCTCAACGAGCTCGGATACAAGCAAGAACTCAGAAGAGAGATG ACAATGTTCAAGACACTTGCACTAACGTTCTCGAGCATGGCGGTGTTCACGGGGACGCCGCTGTACGGGGCGAGCCTGCAATATGCGGGACCTGCGAGTTTAATATGGGGTTGGGTCGTGGTCTCGTTCTTCACTTGGTTTGTAGGGCTTGCCATGGCTGAGATCTGCTCCTCCTTCCCT ACCACTGGTTCACTTTATTTCTGGGCGGCCCATATGGCCGGACCGAGATGGGGACCATTTGCATCGTGGTGCTGCGCATGGCTCGAAACCATTGGTCTAGTTTCGGGGATAGGTGCTCAG GCATATTCAGCAGCACAGACACTACAGATGATCATTTTGCTGTCGACCGGAACAAACAAAGGAGGAGGCTACTTCGCTTCTAGAAGTATATTCCTGTGCATGTACATTGGCTTCGCCCTAGTATGGGCTGTTCTCAACACTTTTGCACTCAAAGTCATTGCTTATCTGGGCATCATTTCAATCTGGTGGCAG GTTTTGGGTGGCGTGGTAGTGATTATAGGGCTTCCTCTGGTGGCGAGGCCGACGCAATCAGCTTCCTATGTCTTCACTCACTTTGAATTGTCACCGGAATCGACTGGCATTAGCAGCAAACCATATGCAGTGATTTTATCTGTGCTTCTCAGCAACTACTGTTTATATGGCTACGACACAGCTGCTCATCTCACTGAGGAAACCAAAGGAGCTGACAGAACTGGCCCTACCGCCATTCTTTCTAGCATCGGCATCATCACGTTCTTCGGATGGGCGTATAATCTTGCTCTCACCTTCAGCATCAAG GATCCAAACTACTTATATGACTTAAACAATGAGACAGCAGGAGCACTTGTTCCTGCGCAGATCATTTACGACGCATTCCACGGGAGGTTTCACAGCTCAACCGGAGCTGTCATATATCTCTGTATCATCTGGGgatccttcttcttttgtggACTTGCGGTGACTACAAGTGCTGCTAGAGTA GTTTATGCACTCTCCAGAGACAATGGAATCCCATTCTCACCAATCTGGAGACGAATCCATCCAAAGCACAAAGTCCCATCCAATGCTGTATGGCTCTGTGCATCGATTAGCATACTTCTAGGGCTTCCCATACTGAAAGTGAATGTGGTTTTCACAGCCATCATTTCCATCAGTACCATTGGTTGGGTGGGCGGATACGCAGTTCCGATTTTCGCGAGGCTTGTGATGGTCGAGGAGGATTTCAAACCGGGACCGTTCTATTTGGGCAGAGCAAGAAGGCCAATCTGCTTAGTGGCTTTCCTGTGGATATGTTATACTTGTTCAGCGTTCCTACTCCCGACTACGTACCCAATTGAGTGGAAAAATTTCAACTATGCGCCTGTCGCATTGGGTGTTGTCATGGCACTAGTAATGCTGTGGTGGTTGTTGGATGCTAGGAAATGGTTCAAGGGGCCGGTAAGGAACATCGATGAACAAAATGGAGAGTGA
- the LOC104450537 gene encoding pentatricopeptide repeat-containing protein At4g33170 yields MNLEGLGSLLHQCSKIKAYRRGTCLHGLAITSGMHPDTVVSNHVLNMYAKCGDISLARRVFDGMPERSLVSYSAMISGCSQAGDHGMALGLFSRMGVSPNEYVYASAVSSCAALEALLQGQQIHAHSLKSGYAPVSFVANSLISLYMKLGRCDDAESVYDCVAEPNAVTYNTLIAGFVENRQTGKGLEVFKLMRQQGLLPDRFTFVVLSGIPLESKNLQEGMAYHCLAIKLKLDSCAFVGNLIMTMYSKFSLCDSVERAFRVIEDKDSISWNALMTACNQCLDYTKSLRIFKQLKVECTALPDDFSYTSAIAACAELASLHHGKQIHAHLIRTKLSWDVGVGNALVNLYAKCGSLEYACRVFWRMLSRNLVSWNTMISVYGNHGLGGRAIEIFEQMLAMGVRPDSITFVGLLIACNHAGLVDKGLTYFNIMIQQYGISPDLEHFSCLIDMLGRAGRLHEAEELISEYDFGHDPVISGSLLSACRLHGNVDIAERLAKRLLKLQPLSTSPYVLLSNLYASGRAWGDVAEARKLLKVSGLKKEPGHSLIEANGTLRKFTKGNFSHAQEDEMKDLLQNLDWAMGDIYSCQTNVLVS; encoded by the coding sequence ATGAACTTGGAAGGCCTCGGCTCACTCTTGCACCAGTGCTCCAAGATCAAAGCCTATCGCCGCGGGACGTGCCTTCATGGCCTCGCCATCACATCTGGCATGCACCCCGACACCGTCGTCTCCAACCACGTCCTCAACATGTACGCCAAGTGCGGCGACATCTCGCTCGCACGTCGGGTGTTCGACGGAATGCCCGAGAGAAGCCTCGTCTCTTATTCCGCCATGATCTCTGGCTGCAGCCAGGCAGGGGACCACGGGATGGCGCTTGGGCTGTTCTCCCGAATGGGTGTTTCCCCGAACGAGTACGTTTACGCCAGTGCCGTCAGTTCGTGCGCCGCGCTCGAGGCGCTGCTGCAAGGCCAGCAAATTCACGCCCACTCGCTGAAGTCCGGTTACGCACCCGTTTCTTTCGTCGCCAACTCCCTGATTTCGTTATACATGAAACTGGGTCGTTGTGATGATGCCGAGTCGGTGTATGATTGTGTTGCCGAACCGAATGCCGTTACTTATAATACGTTAATTGCTGGTTTTGTAGAAAATCGTCAGACCGGAAAGGGATTAGAAGTCTTTAAGCTAATGCGTCAACAGGGTCTTCTTCCGGACAGGTTCACATTTGTCGTGTTATCAGGGATTCCCCTCGAGTCAAAAAATTTACAGGAGGGAATGGCTTATCATTGTCTAGCAATCAAGCTTAAACTTGACTCCTGTGCTTTCGTTGGCAACTTGATAATGACAATGTATTCCAAGTTCAGTTTGTGTGATTCGGTGGAGAGGGCTTTTAGAGTGATCGAAGATAAAGACTCCATTTCCTGGAATGCGTTAATGACTGCTTGTAATCAATGCCTTGATTATACAAAGAGTTTGAGAATTTTCAAGCAGCTGAAAGTAGAGTGCACTGCACTGCCTGATGACTTCAGTTACACCAGCGCGATTGCCGCTTGTGCAGAGCTTGCTTCACTTCATCATGGCAAACAGATTCATGCTCATCTGATTAGAACAAAGCTGTCATGGGATGTTGGAGTTGGTAATGCCCTTGTCAATCTGTATGCTAAATGTGGTTCTCTGGAATATGCTTGTAGGGTATTTTGGAGGATGCTCTCCCGGAATCTTGTTTCATGGAATACCATGATATCTGTATATGGAAACCATGGGCTCGGAGGGAGAGCCATTGAAATATTTGAGCAGATGCTTGCAATGGGAGTAAGACCAGATTCTATAACATTTGTAGGACTCTTGATAGCTTGCAACCATGCTGGGCTAGTGGACAAAGGGTTAACTTACTTTAACATTATGATACAGCAGTACGGAATTTCCCCTGATTTAGAACATTTCTCTTGCCTCATTGACATGTTGGGCCGGGCCGGGAGATTACACGAGGCAGAAGAGCTAATCAGTGAATATGATTTTGGGCATGATCCGGTCATATCAGGAAGCTTGCTTTCTGCATGCCGGCTGCATGGGAATGTTGATATTGCGGAACGTCTAGCAAAAAGGCTTTTGAAACTCCAGCCTCTGTCAACGTCACCATATGTACTGTTGTCAAACTTGTATGCTTCAGGTAGGGCATGGGGTGATGTTGCCGAAGCAAGGAAGTTGTTGAAAGTCAGTGGACTGAAGAAAGAGCCGGGTCATAGTTTGATTGAGGCTAACGGGACACTGAGAAAATTTACTAAAGGAAATTTTTCTCATGCACAGGAAGATGAGATGAAGGATCTACTACAAAACTTAGATTGGGCAATGGGCGACATTTATTCATGCCAAACCAACGTATTGGTCTCATGA